The DNA sequence AACCATAGCATACATAACCCAAATGAATTGTATTTGTCCATGTTATATATACTAAACTACATAGTTATATCTGGGATGTGTAATCCAGACGGAACTCAAGCACATCCATCTAGTTTATATATATCAGaccaaaaaaaggggaaaaaattaaaagaaatagaaaaaaagaaaaagaaagaaatacatTTTCTAACTGAACTAATTCGACAGGATTGTTGAAGTAAAGAACACATATTCCAATCAAAAAACTtttttgatatgaacctaggatgacctgtgtcttaacctatattatattagctcggatctaattatgttcaaattctaatggtcatcttgacccctaaccaacctgtgattagaaactttggtataataaaaatgccacaataggtgatggatatcctattgataattcaaactaaaacactcatgcactaatggtgttttaggtgttcaaaagaacaaagagaaatttaatctcacaaaataaattctaaatattattaatggtgtgttcttcctaaaaaacaagtcattttataggctaagagaaaataaaataaaaccctaaaaatagaaggaaaaaccagccaataggattaggaaactagcaTGGCCGAATTTTTAgcatggccgaattttctctctcctttcctagactaattttgattaattaatttttttattttgaattagaaattaattaatttacaatgagaataataaaataataactttcctaaacttatttttccaacaaataaataaataaaaaccaaaagtaaaggtaatctcctaaaacaaaaagtataaatcaaattaggaaactataatactatatttttgattaagttgactttgacaaatctttgaccaatttaaactccaaatcagcgtccatatgctttgtaggatgccaaataagctgatcatgaagtcccacacgtttcccttgcttggagaaaagagaaaaagccaactcagcaaaatacagtaaacccAACGAGCAATACAGTAAAACCGGCCAAATTGTCATGTTGTGcgcacagcccctttttggatgcctttgaagctgctttgacttgattccatgacctcttagacatatgtattgaatccatgaagcattggaactatTTTATGCTGCTCGGACatcataaatgcaccaaaaccactatCTAAGTCCGTATCAACTTCCACCACTTctatgctcaaaataggtcttggatcttctgGTATGGATAAGCCCTCTTGAGTATGAATcactccctagataaaggcaacaaggttgtccctaaacctcttagcttgagccctagtgatcgacccggtcttcatccgtatcggattagcaccacagcgggttgtcggttgtgagGACACGGGCGGATTTGCATCATTTCtctcattttaatttatttttttctatagaaaaatggaaaaataaaagaatgaaaaaaaaaaagcaaaagaagtaAAGAAACTGACTGGTGATGAACAAAGGAACAAGATGATAAATGAATATGACTGTAAGTTCATACATTCTTGGCTGCTGCACATAAGAAGAAATATCACTAAAGATTGTTAACGATGAGGTGAATTTGGGAATCAAGGCTGTAGTGTAAGATATGGGTTTAATTTAAAAGGGAATTAGGGATAATAAAATTTGatgtatgtatttaattatatttaagggAAAATTAAGTGTAAATGATTggtttaaatagtaaaaataaaaataaaaattactatatCTAGAATATAATGTGAGTattaaaatttgtagtatgagTAGAACCATCCGTTTAAAAATCACCTTaggatttgaatttaaaagcTGCAGTATAATTACAAAACTTCTCAAAAAAATCAGCCTTATTGGAGTTTTATCAAACATCTAAATGACCTAATActcttttataattaattgtggGACTCCTAAAATCATTATCAAATGAAACCTAAACATCTTACATAAgctaaaattcaaaaagcaaCAAAAGGTATCTGAAACGTAGAATAAGGATGTTAATGTTAAAAGTAAAAATCTAACAATTAAACAAGATTAACCAAATGCTCAAGTTCTAATTTTAtagcttttataaattttaaaataacaaaattttccaaacatTTATTAGATTGCCAAAATAGTTTATTATAGCTTCAGCATTGCTTTCGCTGATCTTTCATAATATAAATCAACCCTAATCCAAGCCAAAGGGACTTTGATAGCTAGAATTTGACttgccttttattattattattatcaatgtgGCCAAACAAGAGGGAAACTAAACCATAACtcagatatatattatttaaaaaaaaaaaaaaaacgtggaACAAAAATTTGTGTTTAACATTGGTTTAGAAGATGTCTAAATCTTATATACTTGACTTGATGTAAATgtctcaacaattttttttctttaacaatcTTTATCTGTTATATATATGCGGTTCATCAGAAAACTATTTTGCAAccattaaataattatagtttTAACAAAATGACCTTCTCtcaatattcaaaataaaagaattcaaattcaaataattgtTGAAGGAAATGATGGCCATTAACACAGGTAAAGATAAGAAAATGATACTTAAAACGGAGAGAAATACAAGTAAATTATATACCAACATATTCAAATCGAAATTTTTTTGCTAGGaattttcaaatccaaattaaccaaattgaatgatttagccaaaaaaaaaaaaattgcatgctTGAATAAAAATTTGGATCAGCAGTTTTGGATGACTGTTTAGTGGACATTTTGGGCCTTGTTAAGCCTAGGAAAGATATCTTTCAGGGCTTTAAAAATGTAGCCCATTAGGCATCGGCTTCACAAAGTCGTCTCCTCACAAAAACCCTAGCTGCCTATAAACTCGTTTAATTTCTCTGCGCCTCTTCTATATCGCGAAACCCTAAAAACTCTAAGACCCTCCAAAAACCTCCACTTCCGCCACAACCATGCCGCCAAAGTTCGACCCCTCCCAAGTCGTCGACGTCTACGTGCGAGTCACCGGGGGTGAGGTCGGAGCCGCCAGTTCCCTTGCTCCGAAGATCGGTCCGCTCGGTCTGTCCCCGAAGAAGATCGGAGAAGATATCGCCAAGGAAACGGCCAAGGACTGGAAGGGTCTGCGAGTGACTGTAAAGCTCACTGTTCAGAATCGGCAGGCCAAGGTCGCAGTGGTTCCCTCCGCCGCTGCTTTGGTCATCAAAGCCCTGAAGGAGCCGGAGCGGGACCGCAAGAAAACCAAGAACATCAAGCACAATGGCAACATTTCTCTGGACGACGTGATCGAGATAGCGAAGATCATGAGGCCCAGATCCATGGCCAAAGACCTCACTGGGACCGTGAAGGAGATCCTCGGCACGTGCGTCTCGGTTGGTTGCACGGTCGACGGGAAAGACCCTAAGGACCTGCAGCAGGAAATCGCTGATGGTGATGTTGAGATACCTCTAGATTGATTGTCTTTCGTTTCATTTTCAGTTTTTTCTACTATCAGTTTtggctctgttttttttttttttaatgaaaaagaaaatctttttgGATGTGTCTCCAAGTTATAGTTTCAATAGGGGCATTGAATGAATTCTCATGAAGGAAATTTTTGAGTTTGGATGCCGAGAATGTAAGCTCTTATTTTtagtgtttctttttttctctcgtGGGAGATACTGCCTGATCGTATATGTGAagcttaatttttataatccatTTTGCTATCGAAATATTACtgttcttttcttctctttttttgtgCTGTTTTCTATCTTTGTTTTCTtatcatttcctttttttcaccTCATCATTTTGGATTGAATTGTGTTTATTGTTACCTGTTTCCTGTCAATTGTTTAATCAATCAATTGTCAAATTGTCATCCCTTATTTGGGTGATTTTGGTAGTACTATATCATTGTTTCTATGTCCTTTTGGGTTCTGGGGTTTGCATCTTTCAATTCCTAATCACTACTtatagttgatttttttatgATACCAGGGAGTTGTTTGGTGTAGGTGAGTTGAATGTGATTGTCATTACTTGAAATGGGTGTGAGAGTGTTGAAAATGGTTTTACCACATGAAATGGGTGGGATTGAGGGTGTTTGGCATTTTTCAATATAGGGTTGTAAAAGTACATATGTTTATATGATTTGGAATgtcttgttttgtttgttttactaGGAAAATATTTGAAGATGGATTATGCCCATCAGGTGTTTGTTTGTTGTGTCATTGAATTTGGAAGTGTTAAGCGTATGCTAATTATATatgatttcttatttatttgaatCTCTTAATGTTTTAATTTGCAATGCTTTGATCTGGGCGTGTTTTTGAATCGTAATGTCTGAAGGCATATGATGCCCACTAGGCGTCAGGTGTTGTTTCATTCCATGCTGAATTGTTGAGCATGAGTTTATTCTGTGTTTCATGTTTTTTGTCGTATTTACTTGTTAGAGAGATGTGAAACTGCTTTTCAGAGCACTTGTTTGGTAATATTTCCAAGCGTAACCATATTCTCTGTTCCTTAAATTAGGCGAAAGTTTTTATGCTTAGTTTTTTCCATAGATGATTGCCTTGTACCAGAGTTGTAATTTGTGCAATTGGCAGGATGATCATAGAAGTGATAAAATGTTTATTTCAATAATCAAGACGTACTTTCTACTCCATAATATTTAAAGATAATACCCAGGAAAAGTAGTATGTTTATGATTTTCTGTTTTGTAAAATGATCCAAACATATGCAAATGGCAAAGGACAGGCAGTAGAGGAAAAGAAAATCGAGAATGGAAATTTCACTAAAACTTCCCATGCTGTGCTCTAgacttctaatttttttgttttcctacgtcattttctaatttttttttttgggtcaataagTCGCAGTCTAATTAGATAACTGATAATAGAGAGGGTTCGAACTCCCTGCTTCGTTTGGATTGCTGGACTGAAATATAAAATCGTTGAATGCTAGGCCTTGGAATTACAATGATAAACacgatttattttttatttttttaaagcacGCCCACACTGGCCGGTTGGGAAAGTAAAACCCCTTTTCTGATTGCTTTGACCAAAGTCCTGCTACACGATAGCAAATATGATTTTACAAAATTGTCAGCCTGCATGGCATGGTTTCGGAATGTAAAAGTAGTTGggataatattcaaaaaagtgCTTTTGGAGCATTATTTTTGTGAAACCAAAAAGTAGATAGTTTTCTAAAAATGCTTCTTTATTCAGGGTGTATTTAAATGTGTTTTTGAAGTTCTAATAAATgcttttaagagaaaaaaaaaatttataactatgtttgataaaaaattagaaagtattttttggtaaaatataaaCACTAAAGATGCTTTgaagaaaaacatataaaagcATCAAATAGAAGCTTtcagaatttaaaaaagaattttctttttaaacaaaAGAGACATAAGatgcattaattaaaatataaaactatcgaaaataaacatttttcattAAGGGTGGACAAAATCCAGTTCAACCCGTCCAATCTAATCTATTTTTAactgtttggattggattggattggattcaaaatattataaattatatggattggattggttatggattgaaaatataaatccaatccaatccaaataatatattatataactaaaaaattatatattttttatttttttcatttttatatagtaatttttaattttttttccatttttatatattgatttttaatatatatatatatatatatatatatatgtattttttttttcttttacattcccatattccaaatcccaaatcaaattgtaagttgtaaccctacactaaacatttacctttatTGCCGCacaccaccagtccatcactatcaccataatatatatatatatatatatatatatttttttttta is a window from the Ziziphus jujuba cultivar Dongzao chromosome 11, ASM3175591v1 genome containing:
- the LOC107433067 gene encoding large ribosomal subunit protein uL11 yields the protein MPPKFDPSQVVDVYVRVTGGEVGAASSLAPKIGPLGLSPKKIGEDIAKETAKDWKGLRVTVKLTVQNRQAKVAVVPSAAALVIKALKEPERDRKKTKNIKHNGNISLDDVIEIAKIMRPRSMAKDLTGTVKEILGTCVSVGCTVDGKDPKDLQQEIADGDVEIPLD